One genomic window of Sebaldella sp. S0638 includes the following:
- the pduB gene encoding propanediol utilization microcompartment protein PduB: MAGIGVTEFVGVARGDTIGLVIANVDDEVRKAMNVETKYRSIGIVGARTGAGPHIFAADEAVKATNAEIVSIELPRDTKGGGGHGNLIIFGADDVSDVRRAVEVCLEELERTFGDVYGNEAGHLEFQYTARASHAVAKAFGAPVGKAFGITVGSPAAIGVVMADNAVKAATVDVVAYSSPSHGTSYSNEVILSISGDSGAVKQAIISAREIGLELLAQLGSEPVSDTKPYI, encoded by the coding sequence ATGGCAGGAATAGGAGTAACCGAATTTGTTGGTGTTGCCAGAGGCGATACTATAGGATTGGTAATAGCTAATGTAGATGATGAGGTAAGGAAAGCCATGAATGTCGAAACTAAATACCGTTCCATCGGTATAGTAGGTGCAAGAACAGGAGCCGGACCTCATATTTTTGCTGCGGACGAAGCAGTAAAGGCAACAAATGCAGAGATAGTAAGCATAGAATTGCCGAGAGATACCAAAGGCGGAGGCGGACACGGGAACCTTATTATTTTCGGAGCAGATGATGTATCTGATGTAAGAAGAGCTGTGGAAGTGTGTCTTGAGGAACTGGAACGTACCTTTGGAGATGTATACGGAAATGAAGCAGGTCATCTGGAATTTCAGTATACAGCAAGAGCAAGCCATGCAGTGGCAAAAGCATTTGGAGCACCGGTAGGAAAAGCATTCGGCATAACAGTGGGAAGTCCGGCGGCTATTGGAGTGGTAATGGCAGATAATGCAGTAAAAGCAGCAACAGTAGATGTAGTGGCGTATTCTTCACCAAGTCACGGAACAAGTTACAGTAATGAGGTAATTTTAAGTATCAGCGGAGATTCGGGAGCTGTAAAGCAGGCAATAATATCTGCAAGAGAAATCGGATTAGAGCTTCTGGCACAGCTCGGTTCAGAGCCTGTAAGCGATACGAAACCATATATCTAG